One Sulfolobus sp. S-194 DNA segment encodes these proteins:
- a CDS encoding RtcB family protein, with protein sequence MSQVTIKRVNTYEWRIDKGTQECMKVPVTVFADDVLIEKMKQDLTLKQAMNVACLQGVQESVYVLPDGHQGYGFPIGGIAATAIDEEGVVSPGGIGYDINCGVRLLRTNLDYKDVKDKLKDLVEEIYRNVPSGVGSEGKVKLSFQQLDNVLAEGVRWAVDNGYGWEKDMNHMEQHGSWELADPSKVSPIAKQRGASQLGTLGAGNHFLEIQVVDKIYDPDVAKALGITHEGQVTVMVHTGSRGLGHQVASDYLQIMERAMKKYNITVPDRELAAIPFNTREAQDYIHAMASAANFAWTNRQMISHWVRESFGKVFHVDPEKLDLSIIYDVAHNIAKIEEYDINGKRKKVLVHRKGATRAFPPGSPEIPVDHRNIGQIVLIPGSMGTASYVMAGIPEGRRTWFTAPHGAGRWMSREAAVRNYPVNSVVQNLEQKGIVIRAATRRVVSEEAPGAYKDVDRVAKVAHEVKIAKLVMRLRPIGVTKG encoded by the coding sequence ATGTCACAAGTTACGATAAAACGAGTAAATACTTATGAATGGCGTATTGATAAAGGAACTCAAGAATGTATGAAAGTACCCGTTACAGTCTTTGCAGATGATGTTCTCATAGAAAAAATGAAACAAGATCTTACTTTGAAACAAGCAATGAATGTTGCATGTTTGCAAGGGGTTCAAGAGTCTGTTTATGTCTTACCAGATGGACATCAGGGTTATGGATTTCCTATTGGGGGTATAGCTGCAACAGCAATTGATGAAGAAGGGGTTGTTAGTCCAGGGGGTATAGGATATGATATAAATTGTGGTGTTAGATTACTCAGAACCAATTTAGATTATAAAGACGTAAAGGATAAACTTAAAGATCTTGTTGAAGAGATTTACAGAAATGTGCCTAGCGGAGTAGGAAGTGAAGGAAAAGTAAAATTGTCCTTCCAGCAGTTAGATAATGTACTAGCTGAAGGTGTGAGATGGGCTGTGGATAACGGATATGGTTGGGAAAAGGATATGAATCATATGGAACAACATGGTAGTTGGGAGTTGGCAGACCCTTCGAAAGTAAGTCCAATAGCTAAACAAAGAGGCGCTTCTCAATTAGGAACTTTAGGCGCGGGAAATCATTTTCTTGAGATTCAAGTGGTTGATAAAATATATGACCCAGACGTTGCCAAAGCGTTAGGGATTACTCATGAAGGGCAAGTAACTGTTATGGTTCATACGGGGTCAAGAGGCCTAGGCCATCAAGTAGCTAGTGATTATTTGCAAATTATGGAAAGAGCCATGAAGAAGTATAATATAACAGTACCAGATAGAGAATTGGCAGCAATTCCATTTAATACAAGGGAAGCTCAAGACTATATTCATGCGATGGCATCAGCAGCAAACTTCGCCTGGACTAATAGGCAGATGATTTCACATTGGGTTAGAGAAAGTTTTGGAAAAGTTTTTCATGTAGACCCAGAAAAATTAGATTTAAGTATAATATATGATGTTGCCCACAATATTGCTAAAATAGAGGAATACGATATTAATGGAAAAAGAAAGAAAGTTTTAGTCCATAGAAAAGGAGCTACAAGAGCTTTTCCACCCGGTAGCCCAGAAATTCCAGTAGATCATAGAAATATTGGTCAGATCGTCTTAATACCAGGTAGTATGGGTACTGCTAGCTACGTTATGGCTGGAATACCAGAAGGTAGAAGGACATGGTTTACTGCGCCTCATGGTGCTGGTAGGTGGATGTCTAGAGAAGCTGCTGTACGTAATTACCCGGTAAATTCAGTTGTACAGAACTTAGAGCAAAAAGGAATAGTTATAAGAGCTGCTACTAGAAGAGTAGTCTCTGAAGAAGCTCCAGGAGCTTATAAAGATGTTGATAGAGTAGCTAAAGTCGCTCATGAAGTTAAAATCGCTAAATTGGTTATGCGATTAAGACCTATAGGGGTTACCAAAGGATGA
- a CDS encoding DNA topoisomerase VI subunit B yields the protein MSSEKFTSISPAEFFKRNPELAGFSNPARALYQTVRELVENALDATDVHNILPSIKIIIELVDPQKQIYKVNVEDNGIGIPPHIVPNAFGKVLYSSKYVLRQTRGMYGLGVKAAVLYSQMYQERPVEVITSPLSSKRIYFFKLKIDVVKNEPIILQRTSVVNEKGWHGTSVTLYLYADWQRAKQKIYEYVKKTYIISPYAEFFFKDPDNNVIYYKRLTDKIPEPPKEVKPHPYGVDIELIKFMIVKKEKPISIRDFLINEFQSIGDVTADKILEMAKILKDKKTTELTDEEISRLVEVMKKFEDFRPPSAEALSVIGEDLIELGLKSIFNPEFAEAITRKPKAYQGHPFIVEAGIAYGGAIQPSPEPIVLRYANKIPLIYDEKSDVIWKVVTEEMDWKRYGIEEEQPPLVVMVHLCSTKVPYRSAGKESIADVEEIEKEIKLALMDVARKLKKYITEKRKEEEAKKRLITYLKYIPEVSRGLALFLVGGDKQKINDSYSDLREKLLKIALNKLEVNDKKLEEEIRSYKVEEL from the coding sequence ATGTCATCTGAGAAGTTTACTAGTATTTCTCCTGCAGAATTCTTTAAAAGGAATCCAGAGTTAGCTGGTTTTAGTAACCCTGCTAGAGCTTTATATCAAACAGTCAGAGAATTGGTAGAAAATGCATTAGACGCAACTGACGTCCATAATATTTTACCTTCAATTAAGATAATAATAGAATTAGTAGATCCTCAGAAGCAAATATACAAGGTTAATGTAGAAGATAATGGAATTGGTATCCCTCCTCATATAGTTCCTAATGCTTTTGGTAAAGTTCTTTATAGCTCTAAATACGTTTTAAGGCAAACTAGAGGTATGTACGGACTAGGAGTTAAAGCAGCAGTTCTGTATAGTCAGATGTATCAAGAAAGGCCAGTAGAAGTAATTACTTCTCCTCTTAGTTCTAAACGAATTTATTTCTTCAAATTAAAGATAGATGTAGTTAAGAACGAACCTATAATTCTTCAAAGAACTTCAGTAGTTAATGAGAAGGGATGGCATGGTACTTCTGTTACACTTTATTTATATGCTGACTGGCAAAGAGCAAAACAAAAGATTTATGAATATGTGAAGAAAACGTACATTATTTCACCTTATGCTGAATTCTTTTTCAAAGATCCAGATAATAATGTAATTTATTATAAAAGATTAACAGATAAGATACCAGAACCCCCTAAAGAAGTTAAGCCTCATCCATACGGTGTGGATATTGAGCTAATAAAGTTCATGATTGTTAAGAAGGAAAAACCCATTTCAATTAGAGATTTTTTAATTAATGAATTTCAGAGTATAGGTGATGTTACTGCTGATAAAATATTAGAAATGGCTAAAATTCTAAAAGATAAGAAAACTACTGAATTAACTGATGAAGAGATTTCCAGACTAGTTGAGGTAATGAAAAAATTTGAAGATTTTAGGCCTCCTTCAGCAGAGGCTCTTTCAGTTATAGGGGAAGATTTAATTGAATTAGGTTTGAAAAGCATCTTTAACCCAGAATTTGCTGAAGCTATTACGAGAAAACCTAAAGCGTATCAAGGGCACCCTTTTATAGTAGAGGCAGGAATAGCTTATGGTGGAGCAATACAACCATCTCCAGAGCCAATAGTATTAAGATATGCTAATAAAATACCATTAATTTATGATGAAAAATCAGATGTTATTTGGAAAGTTGTTACAGAAGAAATGGACTGGAAAAGATATGGGATAGAGGAAGAACAACCTCCGCTAGTAGTTATGGTGCATTTGTGCAGTACAAAAGTTCCTTATAGAAGTGCTGGTAAAGAAAGCATTGCTGATGTCGAAGAAATAGAGAAAGAAATAAAACTTGCTCTAATGGATGTAGCGAGAAAATTAAAGAAATATATAACAGAAAAAAGGAAAGAAGAAGAGGCAAAAAAACGCCTTATTACTTACCTAAAGTATATCCCAGAAGTTAGTAGAGGACTAGCTCTATTCTTAGTAGGAGGAGATAAACAGAAAATTAATGATTCGTATTCAGATCTGAGAGAAAAACTACTTAAAATAGCGTTGAATAAACTTGAGGTAAATGATAAAAAATTAGAGGAAGAAATACGTAGTTATAAAGTAGAGGAGTTATGA
- a CDS encoding deoxyhypusine synthase has product MKREELLVEEIKDLTLEELKGYTDFYKILDRVYGFTAESVVRGVKILKDMIKEADLRFLSFTANLVSTGLRGLFADLIKRGYFNVIITTGGTIDHDIAKSFGGKYYKGLFEYDDSMLRELEIHRLGNILVPMESYGKVIEDVVRKYINEIVSIKKEWPVYELLWEFGKRISDENSIIKAAYEKKVPIIVPGIVDGSFGTNLFIYSQFTQLKLNLFEDMKLIKDLIFSCKKSGALIIGGGISKHHTIWWNQFKDGLDYAIYITTAQEYDGSLSGAKPREAISWNKIKPTSENVVIYGDATIILPILSASLLG; this is encoded by the coding sequence ATGAAGAGAGAAGAATTACTTGTCGAGGAAATAAAAGATCTAACATTAGAAGAGCTTAAGGGTTATACAGATTTTTATAAGATATTAGATAGAGTCTACGGGTTTACTGCAGAGTCAGTAGTTAGAGGAGTAAAGATACTAAAAGATATGATAAAAGAAGCCGATTTACGATTCTTATCTTTTACTGCAAATCTTGTATCTACTGGATTAAGAGGTTTGTTTGCTGATCTTATTAAGAGAGGATATTTTAATGTAATAATTACAACAGGAGGTACTATTGATCACGATATAGCCAAAAGTTTTGGAGGAAAATATTATAAAGGTCTTTTCGAGTATGACGATTCTATGCTTAGAGAATTAGAAATCCATAGGTTAGGCAATATTCTGGTTCCAATGGAAAGTTATGGTAAAGTAATTGAGGATGTGGTAAGAAAATATATAAATGAGATAGTCAGTATAAAGAAAGAATGGCCTGTATATGAGCTTTTATGGGAATTTGGTAAAAGGATAAGTGATGAAAACTCCATAATAAAAGCTGCTTATGAGAAAAAAGTTCCTATTATAGTTCCAGGTATTGTAGACGGATCATTTGGAACTAACTTGTTTATATACTCACAATTTACTCAGCTAAAGTTAAATCTCTTTGAAGATATGAAACTTATAAAGGATCTAATATTTTCATGTAAAAAGTCCGGTGCACTTATAATAGGAGGAGGAATAAGTAAGCATCATACAATTTGGTGGAACCAATTTAAAGACGGATTAGATTATGCGATATACATAACTACAGCTCAAGAATATGATGGAAGTCTTAGTGGTGCCAAACCTAGAGAGGCTATATCGTGGAATAAGATTAAACCGACGAGCGAAAATGTTGTCATCTATGGAGATGCTACAATTATTTTGCCCATTTTGTCAGCATCTTTATTAGGTTAA